One genomic segment of Catalinimonas alkaloidigena includes these proteins:
- a CDS encoding RNA polymerase sigma factor yields the protein MHRKIRQPKHLTTEDWEVTKPKNPESKLWSDMLAGDQLAYTVIYQKFFSPLYHYGIKISNEKSVVEDCIQDLFVEIWQRRNNLKETDSIAFYLFASLKRKIIKVQKKNSLIDNNSLSHMHITDTYQEERIIKSEINDELKQKISDAMHMLTKRQRESIKLKYFYNANNEEIAKRLSIKVESAYNLVFKAMTILRKQISNLILATCLIKYIFN from the coding sequence ATGCATAGAAAAATACGACAACCTAAACACCTAACAACCGAAGACTGGGAAGTAACAAAACCAAAAAATCCAGAATCAAAACTCTGGTCAGATATGTTAGCTGGCGATCAATTGGCCTATACTGTAATTTATCAAAAGTTTTTTTCACCATTATATCACTATGGCATAAAAATAAGTAATGAGAAAAGTGTCGTTGAAGATTGTATTCAAGATCTCTTTGTAGAGATATGGCAAAGGAGAAATAATCTCAAGGAAACAGACTCTATTGCCTTTTATTTATTTGCTTCTCTCAAAAGAAAAATCATTAAAGTCCAGAAAAAGAATTCTCTCATTGATAATAATTCACTCTCTCACATGCATATTACTGATACCTATCAAGAAGAAAGAATTATTAAAAGCGAAATCAATGATGAGCTCAAGCAAAAAATTAGTGATGCAATGCATATGCTCACAAAAAGACAAAGAGAGAGTATAAAACTTAAATATTTTTACAATGCCAATAATGAAGAGATAGCAAAGCGTTTATCTATAAAGGTTGAATCTGCTTATAACCTTGTTTTTAAGGCAATGACAATACTCAGAAAACAAATCTCCAATCTCATTTTAGCTACTTGTCTGATTAAATATATATTCAATTAA
- a CDS encoding ATP-binding protein, translating into MIIQRTLLTNIEQVLFKRKAILLMGPRQVGKTTLMDTMLAQRSEKVMVLNGDEADVRQLLSQTTSTRLRSIIGNSEIVVIDEAQRITDIGITLKLFTDQIKGVQVIATGSSALELAASIKEPLTGRKFEFMLFPLSFAEMVSHHGLLEERRLLEHRLIYGYYPDIVTNPGQEKKLLKLLADSYLYKDLLALGQLNKPALLEKIVSALALQIGSEVSYHELGQLVGADNKTVERYIDLLEKAYVVFRLPAYSRNVRNEIKKGKKIYFHDNGIRNAVIGNFAPLSGRTDKGALWENYLVSERLKRLHYQELEAKRYFWRTTQQQEIDYIEEREGKLYAYEFKWNPKVKVQFPKTFLNAYPEHETYSIHQENVDEFLIQ; encoded by the coding sequence ATGATTATACAAAGAACATTGCTTACCAATATTGAGCAAGTATTATTTAAGAGGAAAGCCATCTTGCTCATGGGACCAAGACAAGTAGGTAAGACCACTTTGATGGATACTATGTTAGCTCAACGCTCCGAAAAGGTCATGGTGCTCAATGGGGATGAAGCTGATGTGAGGCAATTACTGAGTCAAACTACTTCTACGCGCCTACGCTCCATTATTGGCAATAGTGAAATTGTGGTCATTGATGAGGCGCAACGAATCACCGATATTGGTATTACCCTCAAGCTATTTACCGATCAGATTAAAGGAGTACAAGTCATTGCCACAGGCTCCTCAGCTTTAGAACTGGCAGCCAGCATCAAGGAGCCTCTCACAGGCCGTAAGTTTGAGTTTATGCTCTTTCCCTTATCCTTTGCAGAAATGGTGAGCCATCATGGATTGTTAGAGGAAAGAAGGCTTTTAGAACATCGTTTGATCTATGGTTACTATCCGGATATAGTCACCAATCCAGGACAAGAAAAAAAACTGTTGAAGCTCTTGGCCGATAGTTACCTCTATAAAGATCTGCTGGCATTGGGTCAACTCAATAAACCAGCTTTGTTGGAAAAGATTGTGAGTGCCCTGGCCTTGCAGATAGGTAGTGAGGTATCTTATCATGAATTAGGGCAATTGGTAGGGGCTGATAATAAGACAGTAGAACGCTACATAGATTTATTAGAAAAAGCGTATGTAGTATTTCGTCTACCTGCCTACAGTCGGAATGTGCGTAACGAGATTAAAAAAGGGAAGAAAATCTACTTTCATGACAATGGGATACGCAATGCGGTAATAGGCAATTTCGCTCCATTATCAGGTCGTACCGATAAAGGGGCGTTATGGGAGAATTATCTGGTAAGCGAACGCTTAAAACGCTTACATTATCAAGAGCTAGAGGCGAAGCGCTACTTTTGGCGTACTACTCAACAGCAGGAAATAGATTACATAGAAGAAAGAGAAGGTAAACTCTATGCCTATGAATTCAAATGGAATCCAAAAGTCAAAGTACAGTTTCCCAAGACTTTCCTGAATGCTTATCCCGAGCATGAGACGTACAGTATTCATCAGGAAAATGTAGATGAGTTTCTTATTCAATAG
- the gntA gene encoding guanitoxin biosynthesis heme-dependent pre-guanitoxin N-hydroxylase GntA gives MNPQITKLQTYFTPNHLEKEMSERVKAIHKNFNEKITDSEFPCVGAKAAINSNQYRLGIYGEMGAEDTTQALAEDLKIYIAETLAAESEYMSMIAVFTDEVDSELDFENRIWMQLQKLNDSEMNKQNWDPAVSSNPEESNFSFSFNGTAFFVVGLHPKASRRARRFGYTAMAFNLHRQFEQLREKGVYENMKKVIREREVSYDGSVNPMLKDHGEGLEAPQYSGRKVDKNWKCPFHAN, from the coding sequence ATGAATCCTCAAATAACCAAGTTACAAACTTATTTCACCCCTAATCATCTTGAAAAAGAGATGAGTGAAAGAGTGAAAGCAATACATAAAAATTTCAATGAAAAAATTACTGATAGTGAATTTCCGTGTGTAGGGGCAAAAGCAGCCATCAACTCTAATCAGTACCGCCTGGGTATATATGGAGAGATGGGGGCAGAAGATACTACCCAGGCATTAGCAGAAGACTTAAAAATCTATATAGCAGAAACACTAGCGGCTGAAAGTGAATATATGTCTATGATTGCTGTGTTTACTGATGAAGTAGATTCTGAACTTGATTTTGAAAACAGAATCTGGATGCAATTACAGAAACTGAATGATAGTGAAATGAATAAACAAAACTGGGACCCAGCAGTAAGTAGTAATCCTGAAGAAAGCAACTTCAGTTTTAGTTTTAATGGCACAGCATTTTTTGTTGTTGGTCTGCATCCTAAGGCCAGTAGAAGAGCCAGAAGATTCGGTTATACCGCAATGGCCTTCAATCTTCACCGCCAGTTTGAACAGTTGCGTGAGAAGGGCGTTTACGAAAATATGAAGAAGGTGATTAGGGAGCGGGAAGTAAGCTATGATGGTTCGGTCAATCCAATGCTCAAAGATCATGGTGAAGGCTTAGAAGCTCCTCAGTATAGTGGCAGAAAAGTAGATAAGAATTGGAAGTGTCCTTTTCATGCCAATTGA
- a CDS encoding FMN-binding negative transcriptional regulator, translating to MYKPSQYKKEDPDYILQFIRAHPFATFVLQGERLLATHIPILTKGAADDFFLFGHVAVHNPQRECLQDEMEVLLIFQGPDAYISSSWYSKPDISTWDYSAVHINARLKIQREEELVESLKELVAHFESRQAEPIYYDDIPKEILESHLPKITGFWLYPTRIDAIAKLSQNKKSTDVASIIAHLKQQDCPAQFELIHQIKKEND from the coding sequence ATGTATAAACCATCCCAATACAAAAAGGAAGATCCGGATTATATTCTTCAATTTATTAGGGCGCATCCTTTTGCCACTTTTGTTTTGCAAGGGGAGCGCCTATTGGCTACACATATTCCTATCCTGACGAAGGGGGCGGCTGATGATTTTTTTCTTTTTGGTCACGTGGCTGTACATAACCCACAACGGGAATGTCTGCAGGATGAGATGGAAGTTTTACTTATTTTCCAGGGGCCGGATGCTTATATTTCATCCTCCTGGTATAGTAAGCCTGACATCAGTACATGGGATTACTCCGCAGTTCACATCAACGCACGCTTAAAAATACAGCGAGAAGAAGAGTTGGTGGAATCGCTTAAGGAGTTGGTCGCTCATTTTGAGTCCAGGCAAGCTGAGCCTATATATTATGATGATATACCCAAAGAAATACTAGAGTCTCATCTCCCGAAAATCACTGGCTTTTGGCTTTATCCTACGCGAATAGATGCCATTGCAAAATTGAGCCAGAACAAAAAAAGTACTGATGTTGCTTCAATAATTGCTCACTTGAAGCAACAAGACTGTCCTGCACAATTCGAACTGATTCATCAAATAAAAAAAGAAAATGATTAA
- a CDS encoding urea carboxylase-associated family protein — translation MIKTIEKQTGTAFRMNKGEKLKVIDPEGEQVSDMVLFNADDKREKISSGKTLDFENTILISKGHHLWSNRSHKMMEIVEDTNGRNDFLLAPCSPETFQIIYNNHEYHPSCFENLYTNLAEFGIEPDDIPTAFNIFMNVQFAQDGTLSVDPPQSKSGDYVLFEAKMDLIVGLTACSAEQSNNYSFKPIQYEVFTNK, via the coding sequence ATGATTAAAACTATAGAAAAGCAAACGGGTACAGCTTTTAGAATGAATAAAGGTGAAAAATTAAAAGTGATTGATCCTGAAGGTGAGCAGGTAAGCGATATGGTATTGTTTAATGCAGACGATAAGCGGGAAAAAATCTCTTCCGGAAAAACGCTTGACTTTGAAAACACAATTCTTATTAGCAAAGGACATCATTTATGGAGTAACCGCAGCCACAAAATGATGGAGATTGTAGAGGATACCAATGGACGAAATGATTTCTTGCTAGCTCCATGCAGCCCGGAAACTTTCCAGATCATCTATAATAATCATGAATACCATCCCAGCTGTTTTGAGAATTTGTATACCAATCTTGCAGAATTTGGTATTGAGCCCGATGATATACCTACAGCTTTTAATATATTCATGAATGTGCAATTTGCTCAGGATGGGACTCTTTCTGTAGACCCACCTCAGAGTAAATCTGGTGACTATGTGCTCTTTGAGGCGAAAATGGATTTGATTGTGGGGCTCACCGCTTGTTCTGCAGAACAGTCAAACAATTACTCCTTTAAACCGATCCAATATGAGGTATTTACTAACAAGTAA